One Saccharomyces kudriavzevii IFO 1802 strain IFO1802 genome assembly, chromosome: 7 DNA segment encodes these proteins:
- the RPB9 gene encoding DNA-directed RNA polymerase II core subunit RPB9 (similar to Saccharomyces cerevisiae RPB9 (YGL070C); ancestral locus Anc_6.212) — protein sequence MTTFRFCRDCNNMLYPREDKENNRLLFECRTCSYVEEAGSPLVYRHELITNIGETAGVVQDIGSDPTLPRSDRECPKCHSRENVFFQSQQRRKDTSMVLFFVCLSCSHIFTSDQKNKRTQFS from the coding sequence ATGACTACGTTTAGATTTTGCCGTGACTGCAACAATATGTTGTACCCTCGTGAAGATAAGGAGAACAACAGATTGTTATTCGAATGCAGAACATGTTCATACGTGGAAGAAGCAGGCAGCCCATTGGTCTACAGGCATGAATTGATTACAAATATTGGTGAGACTGCCGGAGTGGTGCAAGACATTGGTTCTGATCCGACGCTTCCGAGATCTGATAGGGAGTGTCCTAAATGCCACTCTCGTGAAAATGTCTTTTTCCAATCACAACAGAGGAGAAAGGATACTTCGATGGTTCTATTCTTCGTGTGTTTGTCTTGCTCGCATATATTTACTTCTgatcaaaagaataaaagaacGCAGTTTTCGTGA
- the MNP1 gene encoding mitochondrial 54S ribosomal protein bL12m (similar to Saccharomyces cerevisiae MNP1 (YGL068W); ancestral locus Anc_6.213), whose amino-acid sequence MSLRILAKRSSSIWMKARITPALTSPITISTRFNSTTTTAPLPKDKLEPVDPKITKIVQDISQLTLLETSSLINELKTALNIPEISMPMGGFMAGGAGAGAGNLAGSASEAGAGDEEEAKPEAKTVFTVKLDSFDAKTKAKVIKEVKGLLGLSLVEAKKFVEAAPKVLKENVAKDDADKIKKTLEDLGAKVSLE is encoded by the coding sequence ATGTCCCTACGTATACTAGCGAAGAGATCCTCTTCTATCTGGATGAAAGCCCGCATCACACCAGCGTTGACCAGTCCAATCACTATTAGTACTCGTTTCAACTCTACAACTACAACCGCGCCGCTGCCAAAAGACAAACTCGAGCCAGTTGATCCTAAAATCACCAAAATTGTACAAGACATCTCACAATTGACTCTTTTGGAAACTTCCAGCCTGATCAACGAATTAAAAACCGCATTGAACATACCGGAAATATCCATGCCTATGGGCGGATTCATGGCAGGAGGTGCCGGGGCGGGTGCTGGTAATTTAGCTGGCTCAGCCAGTGAAGCAGGTGCtggtgatgaagaagaagctaaGCCGGAGGCAAAGACCGTATTTACTGTGAAGTTGGATTCATTTGATGCCAAGACCAAGGCTAAAGTCATCAAGGAAGTCAAGGGGTTATTGGGCCTCTCATTAGTCGAAGCTAAGAAGTTCGTTGAAGCTGCCCCAAAGgtattgaaggaaaatgtAGCCAAGGACGATGCTGATAAGATCAAGAAGACCTTGGAGGATCTAGGAGCTAAGGTCAGTTTGGAATAA
- the AFT1 gene encoding DNA-binding transcription factor AFT1 (similar to Saccharomyces cerevisiae AFT1 (YGL071W) and AFT2 (YPL202C); ancestral locus Anc_6.211), translated as MEGFNPGHIEHVSPIDSSDNHSASFVYPPPKAANEYMDNHNEGHTSVNPAAVPSSTMSLSFKTSSSPTGDLYIHSSTSPSEATGHIHQPEKLNQNNLIHLDPVPNFKDKSDIKPWLQKIFYPQGIELVIERSDTFKVVFKCKAAKRGRNARRKKKDKFNEQDQEEQKSQNNDDEIEYTSNSNFIISTNGPQSSPDQASSMKSKKKRCVSRFNNCPFRVRATYSLKRKRWSIVVMNNNHSHLLKFNPDSEEYKKFKEKLRQDDDVDAIKKFDELEYRTLANLPIPTATIPCDCGLTNEIQSFNVVLPTNSKVNSSASSSTVSSLSLDSLTASKRPCLPPVNSAGNINTNNVRKPKSQCKNKDTLLKRTTMQNFLTTKSRLRKTGTPTSSQHSSTALSGYIDDPFNLNEILPLPASDFKLNTVTNLNEIDFTNIFTKSSHPHGGSTHPRQVFDTHLDDCSSILFSPLTVNTNNEFEAESDDFVHSPYLNSEADFSQILNNAPPTHHIPDQTHLENQDSIDRFANSSQEHNEYILQYLTHFDATNHNNASTQNNISHSSNPQHNITDLSNSLLKQEASIESSSSKIFDELKFLQNSLHGAQHPIDFQNTNHHHISSNEPQVPPRQHELPHQQQQYPHNQQHHGHGQHQEVRNELQAHESLEIMGNTLLDEFKDIKMVNGELKYVKRED; from the coding sequence ATGGAGGGGTTCAATCCGGGCCACATAGAACATGTCTCGCCCATTGATTCGTCCGACAACCATTCGGCATCCTTCGTATATCCGCCGCCCAAAGCCGCTAATGAGTATATGGATAATCACAACGAGGGTCACACAAGTGTAAATCCGGCCGCAGTGCCGTCTTCCACAATGTCCCTCAGTTTCAAAACCTCATCCTCCCCTACTGGCGACCTGTACATACATTCCTCAACCTCCCCATCGGAGGCTACTGGGCACATTCATCAGCCAGAAAAACTGAATCAAAACAATTTGATTCATCTCGACCCAGTACCTAACTTTAAGGATAAATCCGATATCAAGCCATGGttacaaaaaatcttttatCCCCAGGGGATAGAGCTTGTGATAGAAAGATCAGATACGTTTAAAGTGGTGTTTAAATGCAAGGCTGCTAAAAGGGGAAGAAACGcaaggaggaaaaaaaaagataagtTCAACGAACAGGACCAAGAAGAGCAAAAGTCACAAAACAACGACGACGaaatagaatatactagcAATTCCAATTTCATAATATCGACTAATGGGCCGCAATCATCACCCGATCAAGCATCCTCCATGAagtcaaagaagaaaagatgcGTATCAAGGTTCAACAATTGCCCCTTTAGAGTACGAGCCACTTACTCgctgaaaaggaaaaggtgGAGTATAGTAGTAATGAATAATAACCATTCGCATCTGCTAAAGTTTAACCCTGATTCTGAAGAgtacaaaaaattcaaagaaaaactaaggcaggatgatgatgtagatgcaataaagaaattcgATGAATTGGAATATAGGACGTTGGCCAATTTGCCCATTCCTACAGCTACAATTCCGTGTGATTGTGGTCTAACAAATGAAATACAGAGCTTCAATGTCGTCTTGCCCACCAACAGCAAAGTGAATTCTTCTGCATCTTCCTCGACTGTATCCTCACTCTCCCTCGACTCGTTGACGGCATCTAAGAGGCCATGTCTACCCCCTGTAAATAGCGCTGGCAACATCAATACTAACAACGTAAGGAAGCCAAAAAGTCAGTGTAAGAATAAAGACACGCTCTTAAAAAGAACCACCATGCAAAACTTTCTCACTACAAAGTCAAGGTTACGTAAGACGGGCACCCCAACATCTTCACAGCATTCCTCCACCGCACTTTCAGGCTACATTGACGATCCATTTAATTTAAACGAAATATTGCCCCTTCCGGCATCCGATTTCAAACTGAATACCGTTACCAATTTGAATGAGATTGACTTTACAAACATTTTTACAAAATCGTCACATCCGCACGGCGGGTCTACTCATCCTAGACAAGTCTTTGATACCCATTTGGATGATTGCTCCTCTATACTATTCTCACCATTGACTGTAAACACCaataatgaatttgaagcaGAATCGGATGATTTTGTTCATTCTCCATATTTGAATTCGGAGGCTGACTTTAGTCAAATTCTCAACAATGCCCCTCCCACTCATCATATTCCAGATCAAACACATTTGGAAAATCAGGATAGTATTGATAGATTTGCCAATAGTTCCCAAGAGCATAACGAGTATATCTTACAGTATTTGACACATTTTGATGCGACTAACCACAATAATGCCAGTACTCAAAACAATATTTCACATTCCTCAAACCCCCAGCATAACATTACTGACCTCAGCAACTCTCTTCTCAAGCAGGAAGCTTCGATAGAGAGCTCTTCAAGTAAGATTTTTGATGAGTTAAAATTCCTACAAAATAGCCTGCACGGTGCTCAGCATCCTATAGACTTTCAAAATACGAATCATCATCATATAAGTTCCAACGAACCCCAAGTACCACCACGTCAACATGAACTACCGCAccagcaacagcaatatCCCCACAACCAACAACACCATGGCCATGGTCAGCATCAAGAAGTGCGGAACGAACTACAAGCGCATGAATCACTTGAAATAATGGGGAATACATTATTAgatgaattcaaagacATTAAGATGGTTAACGGTGAATTAAAGTATGTAAAACGGGAAGATTAG